The following are from one region of the Vidua macroura isolate BioBank_ID:100142 chromosome 15, ASM2450914v1, whole genome shotgun sequence genome:
- the LOC128814928 gene encoding electrogenic sodium bicarbonate cotransporter 1-like produces MCDLSSPPTLSLQPPATPAGLSRTQCLGRGGHLLGTSCQYVPDVTLISFLLFGGTFLFCIALKRFRSSRYFPVGVRKLVSDFAVILAILASCAVDAVLGLETPKLLVPSELKVPAGWAQHCQGVGLCPLQ; encoded by the exons ATGTGTGACCTCTCCTCACCACCCACCttgtccctgcagcctcctgccaccccagcagggctgagcaggaccCAGTGCCTGGGTCGAGGTGGGCATCTCCTGGGGACCAGCTGCCAGTATGTGCCCGATGTCACCCTCATCTCCTTCCTGCTCTTCGGGGGCACCTTCCTCTTCTGCATCGCACTCAAGCGCTTCAGGAGCAGCCGCTACTTCCCTGTGGGG GTGCGGAAGCTGGTGAGCGACTTCGCTGTCATCCTGGCCATCCTCGCCTCCTGCGCTGTCGATGCTGTCCTGGGCCTGGAGACCCCCAAGCTCCTTGTCCCCAGCGAGCTGAAGGTGCCAGCAGGATGGGCACAGCACTGTCAGGGTGTGGGTCTGTGCCCACTGCAGTAG
- the LOC128814924 gene encoding anion exchange protein 4-like, whose amino-acid sequence MTAAGDRASPGHPRSGEELERTGRLFGGLLRDIQRKAPWYGSDFSDALHPQCLSAVLYIYLATVTNAITFGGMLGDATANMQGVLESFLGTAFAGFIFCLFSGQPLTILSSTGPVLVFERLLFSFSQDHSLDYLEFRLWIGLWVAFFGVVLVATEASHLVRYFTRFTEEGFCALISLIFIYDSLKKMLSLADAFPINWQYRLDNVTSYSCTCNLSSPGEPKELWVGGEQEAAAPGCHWEPVSWLDGRRHWRRRLFNPILT is encoded by the exons ATgacagcagctggggacagagccagcccagggcaTCCAcgctctggggaggagctggagaggacaGGCAG GCTTTTTGGGGGGCTGCTGCGAGACATCCAGAGGAAGGCACCGTGGTACGGCAGCGACTTCTCCGACGCCCTGCACCCTCAGTGCCTCTCAGCAGTGCTCTACATCTACCTGGCGACAGTCACCAATGCCATCACCTTCGGGGGCATGCTGGGGGACGCAACCGCCAACATGCAG GGCGTGCTGGAGAGCTTCCTGGGCACAGCCTTTGCTGGCTTCATCTTCTGCCTCTTTTCGGGCCAACCCCTGACCATCCTGAGCAGCACCGGCCCTGTGCTTGTCTTTGAGcgcctcctcttctccttcagCCA GGATCACAGCCTGGACTACCTGGAGTTCCGCCTCTGGATTGGGCTCTGGGTGGCCTTTTTTGGTGTGGTGCTGGTGGCCACCGAGGCCAGTCACCTGGTGCGGTACTTCACGCGCTTCACCGAGGAAGGCTTCTGTGCACTCATCAGCCTGATATTCATCTACGACTCCCTGAAGAAGATGCTGAGCCTGGCAGATGCCTTCCCCATCAACTGGCAGTACCGGCTGGACAACGTCACCTCCTACAGCTGCACCTGCAACTTGTCCAGCCCCGGTGAGCCCAAGGAGCTGTGGGTGGGTGGGGAGCAGGAAGCTGCTGCCCCAGGATGCCACTGGGAACCTGTTTCCTGGCTGGATGGGCGAAGGCACTGGAGGAGGAGGCTGTTTAATCCCATCCTCACCTGA
- the LOC128815080 gene encoding electrogenic sodium bicarbonate cotransporter 4-like: MTTLSAQLALHHEPAAGPSEPPKPLPASASPMLSSKMDPGSSSHCLAQGTGPTLPLTPHISLGRWIKFEEKVEDGGERWSSPHVPALPLHSLFQLRTCLQKGTMLLDLDATSFKEIIGKAKGRSEPRTQVSKTPLKEQPRHPEYPAAASLSFQLRNRFKKKVPLGAEAAHVAVGEVEFLEKPFTAFIRLRHGVSLGSLAEVSLPSRFLFILLGPPRVKAYHEVGRAMATLLTDELFQRVARQAEHREDLVAGIEAFLDELVVLPPGKWDPSARIPPPSHLPSPRRRWAGGRAPQPLPAPLQGPAGIPLFVTLELPSPWG, from the exons atGACCACTTTGTCTGCCCAGCTGGCCCTACACCACGAACCAGCTGCAGGCCCCTCTGAGCCACCCAAACCCCtccctgccagtgccagccccatgcTAAGCTCAAAGATGGACCCAGGCTCTAGCTCccactgcctggcacagggcacagggcctACCCTGCCACTGACCCCCCACATCTCCCTGGGCAGGTGGATCAAGTTCGAGGAGAAGGTGGAGGATGGTGGGGAGCGCTGGAGCTCACCCcatgtcccagctctgcccctgcacagcctgttccagctGAGGACATGCCTGCAGAAGGGGACAATGCTCCTGGATCTGGATGCCACCAGTTTCAAGGAAATAATTG GGAAAGCCAAAGGCAGGTCTGAGCCCAGAACCCAGGTCTCCAAAACACCTCTTAAGGAGCAG CCACGGCATCCTGAGTACCCAGCTGCTGCATCCCTTTCCTTTCAGCTGAGaaacagatttaagaagaaGGTCCCACTGGGGGCTGAAGCAGCCCACGTTGCTGTCGGGGAAGTTGAATTCCTGGAAAAGCCCTTCACTGCCTTCATTCGCCTCAGGCATGGGGTGTCCCTTGGCTCCCTGGCTGAGGTTTCTCTTCCAAGCAG GTTCCTCTTCATCCTGCTGGGCCCCCCCAGAGTGAAAGCCTACCACGAGGTTGGCAGGGCCATGGCCACACTGCTGACAGACGAg CTCTTCCAAAGAGTAGCCCGGCAGGCTGAGCACCGGGAGGACCTCGTGGCAGGGATAGAGGCGTTCCTGGATGAGCTGGTTGTGCTTCCTCCTGGGAAATGGGACCCTAGTGCCCGAATTCCTCCACCAAGCCATCTGCCATCTCCACGCAGAAGGTGGGCTGGTGGGAGGGCACCCCaacccctgccagcccctctgcagggtcctgcagggATACCTTTGTTTGTGACACTGGAACTTCCATCTCCATGGGGATGA
- the HBEGF gene encoding proheparin-binding EGF-like growth factor, with protein MDGRAVLIQALLAAVCSAAAGGLRRDELHNEVLHKGGGGGVPVPATAPLLGGSPEKEGGGAASGDDFSELPRVAFLSKPQGLVTPKKKGNGNKRRKGKGLGKKRDPCLRKYKDFCIHGECKYIRELGAPSCICQPGYHGERCHGLLLPVEHPPSAYDHTTALAVVAVVLSSLCLVIIAALLMLRCHKRGGYDVENEEKIKLGITVNH; from the exons ATGGACGGGCGGGCGGTGCTGATCCAAGCGCTGCTGGCGGCAG TGTgctcggcggcggcgggcgggctgCGCCGGGACGAGCTGCACAACGAGGTGCTGCAcaagggcggcggcggcggggtgCCGGTCCCGGCCACGGCGCCGCTGCTCGGCGGCAGCCCGGAGAAGGAGGGCGGTGGAGCGGCCTCGGGGGACGACTTCAGCGAGCTGCCGAGAG TTGCCTTCCTGTCAAAGCCTCAAGGCCTCGTTACTCCCAAGAAAAAAGGGAACGgcaataaaagaagaaaaggcaaaggcctggggaagaagagagaCCCGTGCCTGCGGAAGTACAAGGATTTCTGTATTCACGGCGAGTGCAAGTACATCCGAGAGCTGGGAGCTCCCTCTTGCAT ATGCCAGCCAGGCTATCATGGAGAGCGCTGCCACGGCCTCTTGTTGCCGGTGGAGCACCCGCCCAGCGCGTACGACCACACCACAGCCCTGGCCGTCGTTGCTGTtgtcctgtcctccctgtgTCTCGTCATCATCGCAGCCCTGCTGATGCTCAG GTGTCACAAGAGGGGTGGCTACGATGTAGAAAACGAAGAGAAAATCAAGCTGGGCATCACTGTGAATCACTGA